The sequence AGTAAGAAATTACTTTACATCTGTGATTTGCCTAAAAATCGATGATTAATGTTGTTAATCAAGTGGTTGAAGGCTATTGCATAATATATTGCATGAGGGTTTGCATACGAATTGTGATTTCAAATCACAGATTTCGTATAGGTTACGAAGCGCGTATAGTTGTTGATATTACTTGGTAATCGCGATTTGGCTCCATACGATGTTCATATAATGTTTTTCCCTGCCGCGTAAGGTCTTGATTAATCAGGGTAATCTTGAAACCGCACGCATACGATAATCTTTCGAAAAAAACCGCGATTTCGCTGTAATTCCGCCTAAGTACGATAGGGCTTAGTTGATCGCATAGGTTCTGTTTTTGCAGGTCTGTAAGTTGCTGAATCTAATGGGAAATAATCGCATGGAAAATTTAGCAAAACATTATGTCAACTACACTCCTAGCCCCGTAGTTACTCCAACCACCATGGTCTATTAAGTTGTTAAAGAGCACCTTTATATTTTACCAGGGGGCGGCGCTGTGTGTCAAATGTTATTAGACAAGGCTGGTGAAATTTGGCGTTATAACGTAGATTCTTCGCTTCGCTCAGAATGACAAACGGCGGACGATGTGCAGCGTTATATCGCAATGATATCATAGGTAAACCGTCATCCTGAGTCCCTTGGACGAAGGATCTACGTGCGCACGTGGAATTTGTTGTGAATTGTCGCTTGGTGGTTGCAGGACGTGGATTCTTCACTTCGTTCAGAATGACAGCCCGCGCGCGACTTACAGCGTTATATCGTGTTGATATCGTACGCCATTTGTCATCCTGAGGCCCAGGGCCGAAGGATCTACGTGCGCACGGTGGATTTGTCTATAATGGACGATTGGTGGTTGTAGAAAGTAGATTCTTCACTTCGTTCAGGGTGACAGCCCGCGCGCGACTGATAGCGTTATATAGCAATGATATCAATCGACAAGCTGTCATCCTGAGTCCCTTGGCCGAAGGATCTACGTGCGCACGTGTAATTTGTTGTGAATTGGCGCTTGGTGGTTGTAGGACGTAGATTCTTCACTTCGTTCAGAATGACAGTTTGCGGGCGACTGACAGCGTTATATCGCATTGATATCATACGATAAATCGTCATCCTGAGTCCCTTGGACGAAGGATCTACGTGCGCACGTGGAATTTGTCTATAATTGGCGCAGAGTGGTTGTAGGGCGTAGATTCTTCACTTCGTTCAGAATGACAGCCCGCGCGCGACTGACAGCGTTATATACCATTGATATCAAACGATAAACCGTCATCCTGAGGCCCTGGGCCGAAGGATCTACGTACGGATGGTGAATTTGTTGTGAACTGGCGTAAAACGCCCTACACCTTGCCGCGCAGACGGTCGAGGTTGCGGCGCGCGATCTTGATCTCGGGCTTGGCGCCGATGCGCTCGAAGATCTCCAGGGCCTGCTGCATAAGCTCAATGGCTTGCGGGATGTCGCCCTGTTCCTCGTGGACCGAGCCGATCTGGTGGAGGTCAATAGCCACACCAGGCAGATCGCCAATTTCTTTTCTAATAGAAAGACTAAGCTCGTGTTGTTTTAAAGATTCAGTCAATGAACCCTGATCCATGTAGACAATACCGATTTGGCTAATAACGGCCGCCTGCTCCTTTTTCGCGCCCAACTCATCGAATATCTCTTGCGCCTGCTGGTATTGCTCCAGGGCGGCGGCCAAATCGCCGCGCACTTGGTTAACTACTCCAATATTATGTAAAGTTTGGGCGATGCCCGCTTTATCTCCTAGTTCTTTCTTGATCTCGAGGCTCTGCTGGTATTGCTCCAGGGCCGCAGTGTAATCACCTCTTGCACGATGGATCATGCCGATCTGGTGGAGGGCCATACCAACTCCTGCCTTGTCGTGGATCTCGCGCTTGATTTTGATGCTCTGCTGGTATTGCTCCAGGGCGGCGTCCAAATCGCCGCGATTCTGATGGATCATGCCAATCTGGTGGAGGACGGCGGCTGTATTCCGTTGATCTGATGCTGCTTTCAAAATATCTAAGCTCTTAAAATATAATGCCAATGCTTCTATATACTGCCCTGTTTGCTGATAGAGAATACCAAGATTTAATAATGCAACGCCCCCTTCTTTCCCCAAGCTGCGCGCGCCGCGGACCAGGTCGGGAAGCATCTGCTGGACCGAGACCAGCCAATCTGTGGGCACGATGCCCTGCTTTTGTGCGATGTAATCCGAGAGCATATCCGCATAGGCCCCGAGGAGCTGAAGCTGTTGTGCCTTGGCCTCGGGTTCGAGCTTGCGTTGCAAGGTCTGGCGGATCAGGGAGTGGAAGGCGTAGGTTTTAACAGCGGGATAGCGGGCAACAGGTCCGTGTTCCAGCAGGCTACGCTGGTGCAATGAGAAAAGCAGTTTGTTGGCATATTCGGTCTGAAGCTGGTCGTCCTCTTTAAACTCAGCCAAGAACTCCCCGGCCTCGGCCACGAACTCGCCCTTGAAAACCGAACAGGCCCGCAGCATGCGTAGCTCGTCCGGCGGCAGGTTGCGCAGGCTGAGATCGAGTGACTCGTCAAGGCTGCGCTGGTTCTGTTCCTCGGTCTCGACCCTCGCCTGGGGAAGCAGGTCCAGCACCTGGTCCACTGCCTTCTGGGCATCAAGAGGCGACTTGGAGAGAAAACCACCGATCAGCCTGCACGACAACGGATGGTCGGCCAGCTTGGCCGCAATGCTGTCCATCTGCTCGTCGCTGTATTCCTGCTGGCGATCACCCAGGGCGGAGCAGAGGATGTCGATGGCGGTCTGCCTTTCAGGACTTACGACCTTGATTGTCTTTTCATCATCCAGACCGACCGGATGTCTGCGCGAGGTGAACATCAGCACGGTGCTCTTGCCGATGCGCGAGAGGAAATCCTTCAGGGCGATTGCGGCCTGGTCCTTGTTGTCAATTGCATGCAGCACGGTCTCAAAGTTGTCCAGGATCAGCAGGCGGCGGCCATTAGATAAGTTGTTCAACACCTCTGATTTAAGCTCGTCCCCGGATAGCTTCTCGATGGCATCCTTGCCCAGGAGCCGTTTGCCGATCTGGTTGAGGAAATTTTGCAGGGTTGTGTCGGTCTTGAAGCTGAAGCCCCAGACAGCGTCGAAGCGGTCCTTGACCCGCTCGGCCGCCTTGCACGCGAGCACGGAC comes from Candidatus Alcyoniella australis and encodes:
- a CDS encoding tetratricopeptide repeat protein; translated protein: MFKGWSRNDSIMFFALLVACLALVFFVHQWLDSYLISGALIVATIILLRFLYRHTTVPEGTKDNALPEEEGEVKATTDIDLSSIYTPSTFHGRRQEIRQIADEIAQGTRVLTLLGMGGIGKSVLACKAAERVKDRFDAVWGFSFKTDTTLQNFLNQIGKRLLGKDAIEKLSGDELKSEVLNNLSNGRRLLILDNFETVLHAIDNKDQAAIALKDFLSRIGKSTVLMFTSRRHPVGLDDEKTIKVVSPERQTAIDILCSALGDRQQEYSDEQMDSIAAKLADHPLSCRLIGGFLSKSPLDAQKAVDQVLDLLPQARVETEEQNQRSLDESLDLSLRNLPPDELRMLRACSVFKGEFVAEAGEFLAEFKEDDQLQTEYANKLLFSLHQRSLLEHGPVARYPAVKTYAFHSLIRQTLQRKLEPEAKAQQLQLLGAYADMLSDYIAQKQGIVPTDWLVSVQQMLPDLVRGARSLGKEGGVALLNLGILYQQTGQYIEALALYFKSLDILKAASDQRNTAAVLHQIGMIHQNRGDLDAALEQYQQSIKIKREIHDKAGVGMALHQIGMIHRARGDYTAALEQYQQSLEIKKELGDKAGIAQTLHNIGVVNQVRGDLAAALEQYQQAQEIFDELGAKKEQAAVISQIGIVYMDQGSLTESLKQHELSLSIRKEIGDLPGVAIDLHQIGSVHEEQGDIPQAIELMQQALEIFERIGAKPEIKIARRNLDRLRGKV